AGTTCGCGCACCGCGGCGTAGGTCTGGTGCGGGTCGCGCGCGACGGCTGCCTGCTCGGCATGCAGCTTCACAGCCGTGAGCGGCGTGCGCAACTGGTGCGCGGCATCGGCGATGAACTTGCGCTGCGCGTCGAGCGCGGTCTTCAGGCGACCGAGCAGCGCGTTCATCGCGCTCGTCAGCGGCCGGATCTCGAGCGGCACTTCGGTTTCGTCGACCGGTTCCAGCGACGTGTGGGTCTGCCGGTTCAGCGAATCGGCGAGATGCGTGAGCGGGCCGAGCTGCTGGTTCACCACGCGCCATACGATGCCCCAGCCCGCGAGCAGCAGCAGCAGCAGCGGCATCATGATCGCGACGAGGAATTCGGCTGCGATCCGGTAGCGGTGCCGCACCGGCTGCGCGACCTCGACGACCATCGGCTTGCCGCCCTCGACGTTGTCGACGCGCACCTGCGCGACCCGCACCGCGCGGTTGTCGTACTCGGCCTCGAACACGTACGCGTGATGCATGCGGCGCACGTTGATGCCCCGCAGCGGCAGCTTCGGATCGCCGGCGAGTTCCTGCTCGCCGTCGCTGATCCGGTAGATCAGCGCTTCGGCGGGATCGGAGAACATCGCCTGCGCGAGCGGCGGCACCGTGAACGGCGCGTCGGGGCCGGCGATCTGGATCTGTTTGGAGATGGCGGTCGCGAGATCGGCGAGCGAGCGGTCGATCACGTGCTGCGTGTATTGCCACGCGAGCCAGTAGGCGATCAGGCCGCTCATCAGCGCGAGCATCGACAGCGGTGCGGCGAGGCGCCGGAGCAGCGAGCGGCGCAGGCTGGTGGTCACAGCCGGATCAGGAGACATGTCGACGGGCAAATGGATAAGCGCCGCTCACGGGGAGCGGCGCGGTCGTGCGCCGGGTGGCGACGCGGAGCAGGGCGCATACGCCGGCGGCACGCGGCCGGCCGGCGCGCGGCGCCGCTCAGACGCTCGCCGTCTGGCGGATTTCCTGAAGCAGGTAGCCGAAGCCGCGCACCGTGACGATTTCGACACGGCACTGCTCGAGTTTCTTGCGCACGCGGTGCACATAGACTTCGATCGCGGTGTCGCCGAGATCGCCGCCGAAGTGCGTGAGGTGATCCTGCAGCTGGGCCTTGCTGACGACGCGGCCATGACGCAGGAGCAGCATTTCGAGCACCGCGAATTCGCGCGGCGACAGTTCGAGCGGCTTGTCGTCGTTGAAGATGCGGCGGTCGACGCCCGACAGGCGGACGCCGCCGAGCGACACTTCCGGACGCGGCATGTCGCTGTGCGGGCCGCTGCGGCGCATCACCGCGCGGATGCGCGCTTCGAGCTCGGCCGGCTCGAACGGCTTGAGCATGTAGTCGTCGGCGCCGGAGTTCAGGCCCTGGATCCGGTCGTTCAGTTCGTCACGCGCGGTCAGTACGATCACGGGCGTGTGGCGGTTGGTCTGGCGGAAGCGCGTGAGCAGCGTCATCCCGTCGATGCCCGGCAGGCCGAGGTCGAGGATCACGAGTTCGTGGCGGTTTTGTGCCAGCGCCTGTTCGGCAAAAATGCCGTCATGCACCATGTCGACGGTGAAGCCAGCCTGCTCGAGGCTGCTCTGGATACCGCGTGCGATGGGGCGGTCGTCTTCGATCAGAAGGAGTCGCATGAAGTTCGCTCAAGTACAATGGGTTGGCGGTTCAGGCACGCGGACAGCACGACGCCGTTTCCACAGGGGCGCCGCATCACCTGACAATCAAGCATGGCGGCCAGCGAACGATTAAATCCAATCATGTCCGATATTTCGATCAACGACCTTGAAGCCGCGATCAATTTCTGGCGCGCCCGCTCGCCGTCGAGCGGCGACGAACTCAAACTCTGCGAAGAGGCCAGCGCGCTCTCCAAGCCGTATGCGCTGCTGATTGTACAGCGCGAAGGCGCGCTGCAACTGGAAGGTTTGGACCCCAAAGCGCGGAAAGCGTACGAGACTTACGTGCGCCTTAAGGATGGCTTGGAAAGCTGAAGGCTTTCGCTGACTACATCCTAGAAAACGTTCATCGAAATGAAAAGTTGACGCGCCGCGCATCGAAAGACGCGCGGCGGTAGAGGCAGGGCTCAGGCGGCCGGTCGCGCGTGCGCGCCGGCCTGGTCGATGAACAGCGCCAGTTCGATGTCGCGTTCGGTCAGGCCGTCGGCGTCGTGGGTCGACAGCGTGACGTCGACGCGGTTGTACACGTTGAACCATTCCGGATGGTGGTTCATTTCCTGCGCCTTGATCGCGACGCGCGTCATGAAGCCGAATGCTTCGTTGAAATCGGCGAAGCGCAGGCTGCGCTGGATCGCGTCGCGGCCCGGCATGGCCGTCCAGAGCGGCAGGCCTTCGAGCCGGGTCTTGCGTTCTTCTGATGTGAGCTTGTGGATCATCTTGCACCTCGTTCGGTAACGGCGCCCGCGCACGGCAGAGGCCGCGCGGCGAAGCCGGCGCCGTTCATTGTTTCATAGTTGGGCGACGGGCATCCGGCGACGGCCATCCGGTACGCGCATCCAGTGCGCGTTGGCGCGTCACGCGTCGTCGGGCCAGCCTTCGCCGGTGCCGCGGTGCAGCACGCGGTCGGTATCGAGCACCGCGCCGGCCGCGAATTCGGGCAGCGCCGCCAGCCGGTCGGCCAGCGCGCGGCCGTCTACGTCGGCGAGCGCGAACAGCTGCGCGAAATCGTCGATCACGAAATAGGTCTTCTGGAACGTGTCGATCCGGTACTGCGTGCGCATCACGCGCTCGAGGTCGAAACCGAGCCGGTTCGGCGCCGCGCTTTCGAGGCTGTACAGGCTTTCGCCCTTGCTCGACACGATCCCGGCACCGTAGATCGACAGCCCGTTCGTGCCGCGCGGGTCGCGGATCAACCCGAATTCCACCGTATACCAGTAGAGCCGCGCGAGCCGCGCAAGCGCCGCTGCGTCGTCGGCGACCGCGAGCGCGGTACGGCCGTACGCCTGCATGTAGTCGGCGAACACCGGGTCGATCAGCAGCGGCACGTGGCCGAACAGGTCGTGGAAGCAGTCGGGTTCCTGCAGGTAGTCGAGCTGGTCGGGACGGCGCATCCACCAGGTGACCGGAAAACGCCGGTTCGCGAGGTGCTCGAAGAACACGCGGTCGGGCACGAGGCCCGGCACCGCGACGATCTCCCAGCCCGTCGCGGGCTTCAACTGGCGGTTCACGTCGGCGAACGACGGCACGCGATCCGCCGGCAGGTCGATCTTGCCGAGCCCCGCGACGAACGCGTCGCAGGCGCGCCCGCGCAGCAGCGCCGACTGGCGCGCATAGAGCTGTTTCCACACCGCATGGTCGACCTGGCCGTAGCGCGCCAGCGGCTGGTCGATGGTGAAATCTGCGCGGGTTTCGAGGCCCGCGTCGAACTGCTCCTGCAGTTTCGCGGTGACGACGGTGGACATGATCAGGCTCTGCACGCGTGGTTGGGAACCATGCAAGTGTAGAGCGGCCCGCGCGCGGAATGGGCGCAAAATTGGCGTTGATTCGCTTGATGATGCGATAATCGCGCATCAAATAACGAATCGATGCGGAGAATACTCATGCTGGAACTCGATCACTTCGATCTCGCGCTGCTGGACGTACTGCAGCGCTTCGGTCGCGCGACGCATCAGCAGCTCGGCGAGGAGGTGCCGCTGTCGCCGTCGCAGATCGGCCGGCGGTTGCAGCGGCTCGAGGCGGCGGGCGTGATCGAAGGCTACCGCGTGATGCTGCGCCCCGAAAGGCTCGGGCTCGGCGTCACCGCGTTCACGAGCCTGAAGCTCAAGCACCACGGCGATTCGATCATCGAGCAGTTCCAGCAGCAGATCGACGTGCTGCCCGAAGTGCTCGAATGCCATGCCGTCGTGGGCGATGCCGACTACCTGCTGCGGATCGTCGCGCCCGACCTGAACGCGCTGTCGCAGTTCGTGATGAAGAAGCTGATGCGCGTGCCGGGCGTCGACAGCGTGCGCTCGAACATCGTGCTGACGACCTTCAAGCGCAACGGCGCGCTGCCGCTCGCGCATCTGGCGCCCGGCGCCGCGTGACGCGGCGCCGGGGCTGAAGGCGCCGCAGGCCGCACCGCCGCCGGCAGGGCCGGATCAGGCCGCCTCGTGCTGCGTGTCGGCGTTCAGCAGGTCGACGTACGCGACCGCGACGAGATCGTCCTGCGACACGCCGAGCTTCGTGAACACGTCGTGCGCTTCGGCTTCGCCACCGGCTTCGTCGTCGTCGGGGCCGAGCACGACTTCCAGTTCGATGAAATCGCCGAGGCCGTCGACGCGGTCGAGGTGGATGCGCGTGCGGCCCGCGAGGTAGACGTGCCGTTCCTTCGTCACGATCCCGCGTGTGGTCAGCGCGGTCGCGAGCAGCGCGTGCATCGCGTCGGGATTCGTCACCGGGCTGCGCGTGTAGTACGACGCCTTCGGGCCGTCGCGGTCGTCGCGCTGGTAGAAGATCAGTTCGGCCGGCGTGCCGTCCTCGAAGCGGCGCAGCTTCAGCCGGCCGCGCGGCACGTCATAGAAGAAATCCTGCTGGCGATAGAACAGCGGCGCGTCGGTCGCGAGCGTCGCCGCGCGTTCGCGCAGCTGGTCGAATTCGCGGGCGCGGGCTTTGATCTCGATGTTGCGGGCCATGCGGATCTCCTTCAATCGGGGTCTCGCGGTGTGCGAACGCACAATCTAGCAAAAAGGCGGGGGCGGTGGCGTGACGACGGGCGGGGGGCGTGGCGAGATGACGCGTGCGTGCCCGGCGGCGCCCGACACACGGCCGGCCGCGCCTTCATCAGCACCGCTCATATCGCCCACTGCGCTTCGATCAGCCGCAGCGCGGCCGCGATCGCCGGTTCGTCGCGCCGCTCGGCGAGCGTCACGAACGTCAGTTCGGTCGGCACCGTCACGCGCTCGACGATCGTCAGCGCATGCGCGTGCGCTTCGGCCAGCGCGGTCGAGTCGCGCGCGAGCGTCAACCCGATGCCCGATTTGACGAGGTCGAGCATCGACTGCTCCTGGTCGACCTCGGCAACCTTCACGGGCTGCGCGCCGGCGTCCGCGAAGCGCCGCGACAGCAGCCGGTGGTGCGCGGACGCCGGCGGCGTCCAGATCCACGGCAGCGCGGCGAGCGCACGCCAGTCGTGCGCGCGCTGCACGCGCTCCTTCCAGCCGGCCGGCGCGAGCACGCGGTACTGGAAATGCGTGAGCGTGACGGTGTGGAACAGCGCGCCGTCGAGCGGATCGTCCTCGCCCGGCCGGCCGATGTAGTAGCCGACGTCGAGCGCCTGCGCGCGCACCTGTTCGATCACCCAGCCCGACATCCCGTGCCGCAGCGCGGTCTCGATCTGCGGATGGGTCTCGACCAGCGCGCGCAGGAAGCCGCCGAGCCGCAGGAAGCCCGGATCGAGAATCGTGCCGATCCGCAGCCGGCCGCGCACCTCGTGCCGCAGCGCAGCAGCGGCACGCTGTACGTCGGCGGCCGCGGCGAGCGCGCGTTCCGCATGCGGCAGCAGCGTCTGGCCGTCGCGCGTGAGCGCGAGCCCGCGCGACGTGCGCGTGAACAGCGCGACGCCGAGCGTTTCCTGCAGATGCTTGATCTGCAGGCTGACGGCCGGCTGCGTCAGGTGCAGTTGCGCGGCGGCGCGCGTCAGGTTGCCTTCGCGCGCGACCGTCGCGAACGCGCGGAGCAGGGTGAGATCCATCGTCGTGATATGAGCGCAGCTTATAACGCAGTTCAGCATAACTCATTGGATCGGCGGCCGGCAGCCGGAGTACGCTTCACCGGTCGTGGTGCGCGGGGCCGCGCGCGCGGCCCGCGACGCACTATGCTGGAAATGACGCGCGGCATCGCGCCGCGCGGCGCACAACAATGGGCTTTGCATGGGGCCTGCGTAGGCGCTGAAGCGCTAACTCCATCCAACCACGCCATGGGACCCGAGTAAGCGCTAAAGCACTAACTCCATCCAGCCACGCCATGGGGCCCGAGTAAGCGCTAAAGCGCTAACTCGGGTCGACCGCCGTGGGGATGGAGTAAGCGCTGAAGCGCTAACTCCATCCAGCCACGCCATGGGACCCGAGTAAGTGCTAAAGCACTAACTCGGGTCGACAGGAGACAAGCAGTGACTACTCAACGCACGCTCGAAGGCGAATTCGATTACGTGATCGTCGGCGCAGGCACCGCGGGCTGCGTGCTCGCGAACCGCCTGACCGAGGATCCCGACATCCACGTGCTGCTGCTCGAAGCGGGCGGCAAGGACGACTATCACTGGATCCACATCCCGGTCGGCTATCTGTATTGCATCGGCAACCCGCGCACCGACTGGCTATACAAGACGCAACCCGAAGCGGCGCTCAACGGCCGCGCGCTGGCGTATCCGCGTGGCCGCGTGCTGGGCGGCTGCTCGTCGATCAACGGAATGATCTACATGCGCGGCCAGCGCGAGGATTACGACGGCTGGGCGCAGGAAACCGGCGACGCCGGCTGGTCGTGGGACAGCGTGCTGCCGATCTTCAAGCGCAGCGAGGATCACCACGCGGGCGCGAGCGACGCGCACGGTGCAGGCGGCTACTGGCGCGTCGAGAAGCAGCGGCTGCGCTGGGAGATCCTCGAATCGTTCGCGCAGGCCGCGCAGCAGACGGGCATCCCCGCCACCGACGATTTCAACCGCGGCGACAATTCGGGGGTCGGCTATTTCGAGGTGAACCAGAAGCGCGGCGTGCGCTGGAATACGTCGAA
The nucleotide sequence above comes from Burkholderia pyrrocinia. Encoded proteins:
- a CDS encoding sensor histidine kinase → MSPDPAVTTSLRRSLLRRLAAPLSMLALMSGLIAYWLAWQYTQHVIDRSLADLATAISKQIQIAGPDAPFTVPPLAQAMFSDPAEALIYRISDGEQELAGDPKLPLRGINVRRMHHAYVFEAEYDNRAVRVAQVRVDNVEGGKPMVVEVAQPVRHRYRIAAEFLVAIMMPLLLLLLAGWGIVWRVVNQQLGPLTHLADSLNRQTHTSLEPVDETEVPLEIRPLTSAMNALLGRLKTALDAQRKFIADAAHQLRTPLTAVKLHAEQAAVARDPHQTYAAVRELRAAADRAVRLSNQLLSLARAEPGEQAARFVDVDLAAMAFETGAEWVPRALASHVDLGFQRSDEPDDDEKLTVRGNPVLLREVIANLLDNALKYVPLARPYGARITLNVARSALDDGQPAAEIVVEDNGPGVPANQQADLFKRFFRGDAQSGNGVETGAGLGLAIVHDIIAMHGGTVSYEDASEGGSRFVVKVPLVGRTETPASETPAAASTH
- a CDS encoding response regulator transcription factor; this translates as MRLLLIEDDRPIARGIQSSLEQAGFTVDMVHDGIFAEQALAQNRHELVILDLGLPGIDGMTLLTRFRQTNRHTPVIVLTARDELNDRIQGLNSGADDYMLKPFEPAELEARIRAVMRRSGPHSDMPRPEVSLGGVRLSGVDRRIFNDDKPLELSPREFAVLEMLLLRHGRVVSKAQLQDHLTHFGGDLGDTAIEVYVHRVRKKLEQCRVEIVTVRGFGYLLQEIRQTASV
- a CDS encoding DUF3717 domain-containing protein, coding for MSDISINDLEAAINFWRARSPSSGDELKLCEEASALSKPYALLIVQREGALQLEGLDPKARKAYETYVRLKDGLES
- a CDS encoding 4a-hydroxytetrahydrobiopterin dehydratase, with protein sequence MIHKLTSEERKTRLEGLPLWTAMPGRDAIQRSLRFADFNEAFGFMTRVAIKAQEMNHHPEWFNVYNRVDVTLSTHDADGLTERDIELALFIDQAGAHARPAA
- the phhA gene encoding phenylalanine 4-monooxygenase — encoded protein: MSTVVTAKLQEQFDAGLETRADFTIDQPLARYGQVDHAVWKQLYARQSALLRGRACDAFVAGLGKIDLPADRVPSFADVNRQLKPATGWEIVAVPGLVPDRVFFEHLANRRFPVTWWMRRPDQLDYLQEPDCFHDLFGHVPLLIDPVFADYMQAYGRTALAVADDAAALARLARLYWYTVEFGLIRDPRGTNGLSIYGAGIVSSKGESLYSLESAAPNRLGFDLERVMRTQYRIDTFQKTYFVIDDFAQLFALADVDGRALADRLAALPEFAAGAVLDTDRVLHRGTGEGWPDDA
- a CDS encoding Lrp/AsnC family transcriptional regulator → MLELDHFDLALLDVLQRFGRATHQQLGEEVPLSPSQIGRRLQRLEAAGVIEGYRVMLRPERLGLGVTAFTSLKLKHHGDSIIEQFQQQIDVLPEVLECHAVVGDADYLLRIVAPDLNALSQFVMKKLMRVPGVDSVRSNIVLTTFKRNGALPLAHLAPGAA
- a CDS encoding class IV adenylate cyclase, with amino-acid sequence MARNIEIKARAREFDQLRERAATLATDAPLFYRQQDFFYDVPRGRLKLRRFEDGTPAELIFYQRDDRDGPKASYYTRSPVTNPDAMHALLATALTTRGIVTKERHVYLAGRTRIHLDRVDGLGDFIELEVVLGPDDDEAGGEAEAHDVFTKLGVSQDDLVAVAYVDLLNADTQHEAA
- a CDS encoding LysR family transcriptional regulator, which encodes MDLTLLRAFATVAREGNLTRAAAQLHLTQPAVSLQIKHLQETLGVALFTRTSRGLALTRDGQTLLPHAERALAAAADVQRAAAALRHEVRGRLRIGTILDPGFLRLGGFLRALVETHPQIETALRHGMSGWVIEQVRAQALDVGYYIGRPGEDDPLDGALFHTVTLTHFQYRVLAPAGWKERVQRAHDWRALAALPWIWTPPASAHHRLLSRRFADAGAQPVKVAEVDQEQSMLDLVKSGIGLTLARDSTALAEAHAHALTIVERVTVPTELTFVTLAERRDEPAIAAALRLIEAQWAI